A region from the Carboxydocella sporoproducens DSM 16521 genome encodes:
- the yedF gene encoding sulfurtransferase-like selenium metabolism protein YedF, which yields MANKVMVITSEVLGNGPEELGKLLMKNFFYTLTSAEALPGAILFLNSGVKLLVEGSVAAESLQVLAERGVDLLACGTCLDYYQLKDKLVVGQVSNMATIQEKMLQAETVINF from the coding sequence ATGGCCAATAAGGTAATGGTGATTACCAGTGAGGTTTTAGGTAATGGCCCGGAGGAACTGGGGAAATTGCTGATGAAGAATTTCTTTTATACTTTGACCAGTGCTGAGGCACTGCCTGGCGCCATTTTATTTCTGAACAGTGGAGTGAAATTGCTGGTAGAGGGTTCGGTGGCAGCGGAATCCCTGCAAGTGCTGGCGGAACGGGGCGTAGATCTGCTGGCCTGTGGCACCTGTCTGGATTATTATCAGCTCAAGGATAAACTGGTAGTGGGCCAGGTTTCCAATATGGCAACCATCCAGGAAAAAATGTTGCAGGCTGAAACGGTAATAAATTTTTAG